A section of the bacterium SCSIO 12696 genome encodes:
- the fabA gene encoding bifunctional 3-hydroxydecanoyl-ACP dehydratase/trans-2-decenoyl-ACP isomerase: MVFTPQSQNSYSKEELIACGEGRLFNPEDGKLPKGNMLMLDRITQITAEGGAFDKGKLVAELDINPDLWFFGCHFQEDPVMPGCLGLDALWQLTGFFLLWKGNHGSGRALGAGELKFTGQVLPTSKKVTYEVDFKRVIERKLVLGIADGRVLVDGREIYTATDLKVGLFTNTDSF, translated from the coding sequence ATGGTCTTTACCCCCCAAAGCCAAAACAGTTACAGCAAAGAAGAGCTGATTGCCTGCGGTGAAGGCCGTCTGTTCAATCCGGAAGACGGCAAGTTGCCGAAAGGCAACATGCTGATGCTGGATCGCATCACCCAAATTACCGCTGAGGGCGGCGCATTCGACAAGGGCAAACTAGTGGCAGAGCTGGATATCAACCCCGACCTCTGGTTCTTTGGTTGTCACTTCCAGGAAGACCCGGTGATGCCTGGCTGCCTGGGGCTCGATGCACTGTGGCAGCTCACTGGCTTTTTCCTGCTGTGGAAAGGCAATCACGGCAGCGGTCGTGCACTGGGCGCCGGGGAATTGAAATTTACTGGCCAGGTGCTACCCACATCCAAGAAAGTCACCTATGAGGTCGACTTCAAGCGGGTGATTGAACGCAAGCTGGTTCTGGGCATTGCCGACGGACGCGTACTGGTAGACGGCCGGGAAATTTACACCGCCACCGACCTCAAGGTTGGCTTGTTTACCAATACCGACAGCTTCTAA
- a CDS encoding oxidative damage protection protein, which produces MTRTVHCRKHNQELEGLDALPFPGPKGQDIFDHVSKQAWQEWLNHQTMLINEKHLNMMDKESRNYLAEQRDRFLSGQNYDAAEGYVPPSE; this is translated from the coding sequence ATGACCCGCACCGTACACTGCCGCAAACACAACCAGGAACTGGAAGGGCTGGACGCTCTACCCTTCCCCGGCCCCAAAGGGCAGGATATTTTCGACCATGTGTCCAAACAGGCCTGGCAGGAATGGCTGAACCACCAGACCATGCTGATTAATGAGAAACATCTGAACATGATGGACAAAGAGTCCCGCAACTACCTGGCCGAACAGCGCGATCGCTTTCTGTCCGGGCAAAATTACGACGCCGCCGAAGGCTATGTGCCACCGTCGGAATAA
- the mutY gene encoding A/G-specific adenine glycosylase produces MPKPTFATRLLRWFDQHGRHDLPWQQDITPYRVWVSEIMLQQTQVATVIPYYQRFMARFPSVQALAEAPQDDVLHHWTGLGYYARARNLHKAAQQVMVEHNGEFPSTVEQLSDLPGIGRSTAGAIRSIAFKKRAVILDGNVKRVLTRYRAVEGYPGTTAVANQLWELADQLTPNKRVADYTQAIMDLGATLCTRSKPACLLCPMQEDCLGHAQGNPTDYPHRKAKKEKPVKEACFLILRNIAGDVLLEKRPSTGIWGGLWGFPECDTTADIDSVCTRYQCQPLDWEASEPQRHTFSHYHLDYTPVYVQVNAASQAMDAQRQVWYNPANELTLGTAAPIAKILNAL; encoded by the coding sequence ATGCCCAAACCCACCTTCGCCACACGCCTGCTCCGTTGGTTCGACCAGCACGGCCGCCACGACCTGCCCTGGCAACAAGACATTACCCCTTACCGAGTGTGGGTGTCGGAGATCATGCTGCAGCAAACCCAAGTGGCCACGGTTATTCCCTACTACCAACGGTTTATGGCCCGCTTTCCCAGTGTGCAAGCGCTGGCAGAAGCCCCCCAAGACGATGTGCTGCACCACTGGACCGGCCTCGGCTACTACGCCCGCGCTCGCAATCTGCACAAAGCGGCGCAACAGGTCATGGTGGAGCACAATGGTGAATTCCCCAGCACCGTAGAACAGCTGAGCGACCTACCTGGTATCGGCCGCTCCACCGCGGGTGCGATCCGCTCCATCGCTTTCAAAAAGCGGGCGGTGATTCTGGATGGCAACGTTAAAAGGGTACTAACCCGTTACCGGGCAGTAGAAGGCTACCCAGGCACCACCGCTGTGGCCAACCAACTTTGGGAGCTGGCCGACCAACTCACCCCCAACAAGCGGGTAGCAGACTACACCCAGGCCATTATGGATTTGGGTGCCACCCTCTGCACCCGCAGCAAGCCCGCCTGCCTGTTATGCCCTATGCAGGAAGACTGCCTGGGCCACGCTCAGGGCAATCCCACCGACTACCCCCATCGCAAGGCCAAAAAGGAAAAGCCGGTGAAGGAAGCCTGTTTTCTGATCCTTCGTAATATCGCTGGCGATGTCTTGCTGGAAAAGCGCCCTTCCACTGGTATTTGGGGCGGCCTGTGGGGTTTTCCGGAATGCGACACTACCGCTGATATCGACAGCGTTTGTACCCGCTACCAATGTCAGCCACTGGATTGGGAGGCCTCAGAACCCCAGCGCCACACGTTTAGCCACTACCATCTGGACTACACCCCGGTTTATGTTCAGGTAAACGCCGCCAGTCAGGCCATGGATGCGCAGCGGCAGGTCTGGTATAACCCTGCCAACGAACTCACTCTGGGCACCGCTGCCCCGATTGCCAAAATACTGAACGCACTTTAG